In Mustela nigripes isolate SB6536 chromosome 2, MUSNIG.SB6536, whole genome shotgun sequence, a single window of DNA contains:
- the TSEN2 gene encoding tRNA-splicing endonuclease subunit Sen2 isoform X3, whose protein sequence is MKTDMPIITSKKYQHRVEWAAELMRGQGQEESTVQTTLQDYTKPLEHPGIKRKEVQRHDENSETTSKMEVTTDREEPSMMNGDSEKSVGMDDPCKPSGSLQQGPGPDPFAPNGMGEPVAEVAKPQHHPLPRVPCGKEGVLLPLPDTQPGDGSQPTGPLCASERVPGDEYVLVEEDVYDESEKECAPSEELAPKRRLVCRRNPYRILEYLQLSLEEAFFLVYALGCLSIYYEKEPLTILKLWKAFTAVQPTFRTTYMAYHYFRSKGWVPKVGLKYGTDLLLYRKGPPFYHASYSVIIELVDDNFEGSLRRPFSWRSLAALSRVSVNVSKELMLCYLIKPSTMTNKEMESPECMKQIKVQEVILSRWVSSRERSDQDEL, encoded by the exons GTATCAGCATCGTGTGGAGTGGGCCGCAGAGCTCATGCGAGGACAAGGGCAGGAGGAGAGTACTGTACAGACAACCCTCCAGGATTACACAAAACCACTCGAGCATCCTggtataaaaaggaaagaagttcaAAGGCACGATGAGAACTCTGAAACGACTTCCAAAATGGAAGTTACCACAGATAGAGAGGAACCCTCTATGATGAATGGGGACTCGGAAAAGTCGGTTGGCATGGACGATCCCTGCAAGCCATCAGGCAGCCTGCAGCAGGGCCCTGGGCCTGACCCATTCGCTCCCAACGGCATGGGTGAACCTGTGGCGGAGGTGGCCAAGCCACagcaccaccccctgccccgagTTCCTTGTGGCAAAGAAGgtgtcctcctccccctgcctgacACTCAGCCTGGAGATGGGAGCCAGCCCACAGGTCCCCTCTGTGCCAGCGAGAGAGTGCCAGGTGATGAGTACGTGCTGGTGGAGGAAGATGTGTATGATGAGAGCGAGAAGGAATGTGCCCCAAGTGAAGAA ttggcACCAAAAAGGAGATTAGTATGCAGAAGAAATCCATATAGGATCTTGGAGTATTTGCAGCTTAGCTTAGAAGAG GCCTTTTTCCTGGTCTATGCTCTGGGATGTCTGAGTATTTACTATGAGAAG GAGCCTTTAACAATCCTGAAGCTCTGGAAAGCTTTCACTGCAGTTCAGCCCACATTCAGGACTACATACATGGCATACCATTACTTCAGAAGCAAGGGCTGGGTGCCCAAAGTGGGACTTAAGTATGGGACAGATTTAT tgTTGTATCGAAAAGGCCCTCCATTTTACCACGCAAG TTACTCTGTCATTATTGAGTTGGTCGATGACAATTTTGAGGGCTCTCTTCGCAGACCTTTCAGTTGGAGGTCACTGGCTGCCTTGAGCAGAGTTTCAGTTAATGTCTCCAAG GAACTGATGCTGTGCTATTTGATTAAACCCTCTACCATGACTAACAAAGAGATGGAGTCCCCAGAATGTATGAAACAAATTAAAGTTCAG GAGGTGATTCTAAGTCGTTGGGTTTCTTCACGAGAGAGGAGTGACCAAGATGAACTTTAA
- the TSEN2 gene encoding tRNA-splicing endonuclease subunit Sen2 isoform X2: MGDENLPCNPLWRYQHRVEWAAELMRGQGQEESTVQTTLQDYTKPLEHPGIKRKEVQRHDENSETTSKMEVTTDREEPSMMNGDSEKSVGMDDPCKPSGSLQQGPGPDPFAPNGMGEPVAEVAKPQHHPLPRVPCGKEGVLLPLPDTQPGDGSQPTGPLCASERVPGDEYVLVEEDVYDESEKECAPSEELAPKRRLVCRRNPYRILEYLQLSLEEAFFLVYALGCLSIYYEKEPLTILKLWKAFTAVQPTFRTTYMAYHYFRSKGWVPKVGLKYGTDLLLYRKGPPFYHASYSVIIELVDDNFEGSLRRPFSWRSLAALSRVSVNVSKELMLCYLIKPSTMTNKEMESPECMKQIKVQEVILSRWVSSRERSDQDEL; this comes from the exons ATGGGTGATGAGAACCTTCCATGTAATCCTCTCTGGAG GTATCAGCATCGTGTGGAGTGGGCCGCAGAGCTCATGCGAGGACAAGGGCAGGAGGAGAGTACTGTACAGACAACCCTCCAGGATTACACAAAACCACTCGAGCATCCTggtataaaaaggaaagaagttcaAAGGCACGATGAGAACTCTGAAACGACTTCCAAAATGGAAGTTACCACAGATAGAGAGGAACCCTCTATGATGAATGGGGACTCGGAAAAGTCGGTTGGCATGGACGATCCCTGCAAGCCATCAGGCAGCCTGCAGCAGGGCCCTGGGCCTGACCCATTCGCTCCCAACGGCATGGGTGAACCTGTGGCGGAGGTGGCCAAGCCACagcaccaccccctgccccgagTTCCTTGTGGCAAAGAAGgtgtcctcctccccctgcctgacACTCAGCCTGGAGATGGGAGCCAGCCCACAGGTCCCCTCTGTGCCAGCGAGAGAGTGCCAGGTGATGAGTACGTGCTGGTGGAGGAAGATGTGTATGATGAGAGCGAGAAGGAATGTGCCCCAAGTGAAGAA ttggcACCAAAAAGGAGATTAGTATGCAGAAGAAATCCATATAGGATCTTGGAGTATTTGCAGCTTAGCTTAGAAGAG GCCTTTTTCCTGGTCTATGCTCTGGGATGTCTGAGTATTTACTATGAGAAG GAGCCTTTAACAATCCTGAAGCTCTGGAAAGCTTTCACTGCAGTTCAGCCCACATTCAGGACTACATACATGGCATACCATTACTTCAGAAGCAAGGGCTGGGTGCCCAAAGTGGGACTTAAGTATGGGACAGATTTAT tgTTGTATCGAAAAGGCCCTCCATTTTACCACGCAAG TTACTCTGTCATTATTGAGTTGGTCGATGACAATTTTGAGGGCTCTCTTCGCAGACCTTTCAGTTGGAGGTCACTGGCTGCCTTGAGCAGAGTTTCAGTTAATGTCTCCAAG GAACTGATGCTGTGCTATTTGATTAAACCCTCTACCATGACTAACAAAGAGATGGAGTCCCCAGAATGTATGAAACAAATTAAAGTTCAG GAGGTGATTCTAAGTCGTTGGGTTTCTTCACGAGAGAGGAGTGACCAAGATGAACTTTAA